The following proteins are co-located in the Pseudarthrobacter siccitolerans genome:
- a CDS encoding nitrilase-related carbon-nitrogen hydrolase codes for MLLALLQANAVVMDEDANLAAIDAAAGAAAAAGAAILLTPELFPTGYAPRRVRAELDPAGLPELRAKLAGIARRHRIGLVYSLPRITPEGEWHISATLLDAGGTSVLTYDKVHLFGREERAAFSPAARPPAVVDFNGIPTSMVICYDVEFPEAVRAAAVAGAELLLVPTALAHGFDDVPQVLLRARALESQVTIAYANHSGVEEGCRFLGGSVIAGPDGKLLAAAGEELQLLYAEVDEGSAARARDEVPYLAERRPEIYRSWDS; via the coding sequence GTGTTGCTGGCACTCCTGCAGGCAAACGCTGTTGTGATGGATGAGGATGCCAACCTGGCCGCCATCGATGCGGCCGCAGGGGCGGCTGCCGCAGCCGGTGCGGCGATTTTGCTGACCCCGGAACTCTTTCCCACCGGCTATGCCCCCCGTCGGGTCCGTGCGGAACTGGACCCCGCCGGCCTGCCGGAGCTTCGCGCGAAGCTCGCGGGCATCGCCCGGCGCCATCGGATTGGCCTGGTGTACAGCCTTCCCCGGATCACCCCGGAGGGGGAGTGGCATATCAGTGCCACCCTGCTTGATGCCGGGGGGACCAGCGTGCTCACCTATGACAAGGTGCATCTCTTTGGCCGCGAGGAACGGGCCGCTTTCAGTCCCGCCGCCCGACCTCCCGCCGTCGTGGATTTCAATGGAATCCCCACCTCCATGGTGATCTGCTATGACGTCGAATTCCCTGAGGCGGTCCGGGCCGCTGCCGTCGCCGGTGCCGAACTGCTCCTGGTTCCCACCGCGCTGGCCCATGGGTTCGACGACGTTCCCCAGGTGCTGCTGCGGGCCCGGGCGCTGGAAAGCCAGGTGACCATTGCCTACGCCAACCACTCCGGCGTCGAAGAGGGGTGCCGGTTCCTCGGCGGCAGCGTGATTGCAGGGCCGGACGGCAAATTGCTGGCAGCGGCCGGGGAAGAACTCCAACTCCTGTATGCCGAGGTGGATGAAGGGTCCGCTGCACGGGCCCGCGATGAAGTGCCCTACCTCGCCGAACGGCGGCCGGAGATCTACCGTTCCTGGGACTCCTGA
- a CDS encoding PucR family transcriptional regulator codes for MRRNAPAADGSPDQFDAVTLGQFLDALPAAVTLVHDAGNRHVPLRWVEPSELEDPTPYLLDGEFVLTAGLPFRGDGKGDGNGGMDKGGGKARAEEYVRRLVNAGVAALGFGLQPYYDGVPEHVLAACRRQGLTLVEVPASVPFAALGLEFSKLLESGNAQVFRQLAETNRHLMRAVLSARPEHELLAALTQRVPVWAVLFGADGRVRARAGAAVEPAQLQPLLKKLVTGSGPRVETETFDAPGSAQVFGHPLRSSKDATLGSLVLGADKSLTPAQNSVVSSVVGLLELLVRQRTSGSLAPSQLATALLLHPETLAGGNTRQLNGLKDLLAQSVAGTRSGHVRVVQGMRAADAPAADDGPVRELLQWRRLFDSKMVELTDYGFTAVTRLKVDDQLVAEVEQLGWRLVVGEPAELPGLAEAYRSASSLRPRVIAAGKSVREAEVTWSVTGLLGREAGTMLAARLLAPVLELEPERRDGQLRVLRSWLAANGSWDATAKELGLHRNSVRRQINAIAELLDMDLGQAQSRAELWIALQYEEALLAGNAQESQER; via the coding sequence ATGAGACGTAATGCACCAGCCGCGGACGGCAGCCCGGATCAGTTTGACGCTGTCACGCTGGGACAGTTCCTCGACGCGCTCCCGGCAGCGGTGACATTAGTCCACGACGCCGGCAACCGCCATGTGCCCCTGCGCTGGGTGGAGCCAAGCGAGTTGGAGGACCCCACCCCCTACCTGCTCGACGGTGAATTTGTCCTCACCGCGGGCCTGCCGTTCCGTGGGGATGGGAAAGGTGACGGCAACGGAGGCATGGACAAGGGCGGCGGTAAGGCCCGGGCCGAGGAGTATGTCCGCCGGCTCGTCAACGCAGGAGTGGCGGCGCTGGGCTTCGGCCTTCAGCCCTATTACGACGGCGTGCCGGAGCACGTGCTGGCAGCTTGCCGGCGGCAGGGACTCACCCTGGTGGAGGTCCCGGCCAGCGTGCCCTTTGCCGCGCTGGGGCTGGAGTTCTCCAAACTGCTCGAGTCCGGGAATGCGCAGGTCTTCCGGCAACTCGCGGAGACCAACCGCCACCTGATGCGGGCGGTCCTCTCGGCCCGGCCGGAGCATGAACTGCTGGCGGCACTGACGCAGCGGGTGCCGGTGTGGGCGGTCCTTTTCGGCGCGGACGGGCGCGTGCGCGCCCGGGCGGGTGCCGCCGTCGAACCGGCCCAGCTGCAGCCCCTCCTGAAGAAACTCGTTACCGGCAGCGGACCCCGGGTGGAAACCGAAACGTTCGATGCCCCCGGCTCGGCACAGGTATTCGGCCACCCCCTGCGGAGCAGCAAGGACGCAACCCTGGGCAGCCTGGTGCTGGGCGCGGACAAGTCACTGACGCCGGCGCAAAACAGTGTGGTCTCTTCCGTGGTGGGACTCCTGGAACTGCTGGTCCGCCAACGCACCAGCGGGTCGCTCGCCCCGAGCCAGCTCGCCACCGCCCTGTTGCTCCACCCCGAAACACTGGCGGGGGGCAACACCAGGCAGCTGAACGGGCTGAAGGATCTGTTGGCGCAAAGCGTAGCGGGAACGCGTTCCGGCCACGTCCGGGTGGTGCAGGGAATGCGGGCAGCGGATGCCCCTGCTGCCGACGACGGGCCGGTCCGGGAACTGCTGCAGTGGCGGCGGCTGTTCGACAGCAAGATGGTGGAGCTGACCGACTACGGCTTCACGGCCGTGACCCGGCTGAAGGTGGATGACCAGCTGGTGGCCGAGGTGGAACAGCTGGGGTGGCGCCTGGTGGTGGGTGAGCCGGCGGAGCTCCCGGGCCTGGCGGAGGCCTACCGCAGCGCCTCGTCGCTGCGGCCCCGGGTCATCGCCGCGGGCAAAAGCGTGCGCGAGGCGGAGGTGACATGGTCCGTCACCGGCCTGCTCGGCAGGGAAGCCGGCACCATGCTGGCAGCAAGGCTCCTGGCGCCCGTGCTTGAGCTGGAGCCCGAACGCCGCGACGGACAGCTCCGGGTCCTCCGGTCCTGGCTGGCGGCGAACGGAAGCTGGGACGCCACGGCGAAGGAGCTGGGCCTGCACCGGAACAGCGTGCGCCGGCAAATCAATGCCATCGCTGAATTGCTGGACATGGACCTGGGCCAGGCCCAGTCCCGTGCCGAGCTATGGATCGCACTCCAGTACGAAGAGGCCCTGCTGGCCGGGAATGCTCAGGAGTCCCAGGAACGGTAG
- a CDS encoding amino acid permease — MTVPTLSGRTTAGPAARPALGAQLLRRKPIAQMVSEAESASGGPRLVRSFGVLQLTMISVGATLGTGILVILGESVPLAGPAIWISFAIAGLAALLSAVSYAEMAGLVPVAGSSYSYTYATMGEGMAWICGWCLVLEYAVSVAAVAVGAGQYVNEALAVFGVVLPDAVSQPPGDGGVVNIPAMVIVVLAMILLVRGAKESAWINTAIVVVKVGILLFFCAVAFTAFNAGNFEPLLPMGAAGVSAAASRVFFSYIGFDAASTAGEEARNPKRDLPKAILLSMLIVTTIYVLVAVAAIGARPWGWFDGTEAALVKILEETTGQPWIALVFAVGAVLAIASIVLTVLYGQTRILLSMSRDGLIPQVFGRVSRRTGTPVAGTLLVGTAVALTAGLVPLGALADATSIGTLFAFALVNVAVIYLRRTRPELDRTFRVPLFPLTPILGAAMCAYLMANLSADTWVVFALWMLVGVAAYFGYGRRNSRVAALSSEEYRGLSGPKLSTMQTPEPTKAELP, encoded by the coding sequence ATGACTGTGCCTACACTCTCCGGACGGACCACGGCCGGGCCGGCCGCCCGTCCCGCTCTGGGCGCCCAACTCCTGCGCCGGAAGCCCATCGCGCAAATGGTCAGCGAGGCGGAGAGCGCCAGCGGCGGCCCGCGGCTGGTCCGCAGCTTCGGTGTCCTCCAGCTGACCATGATCTCCGTGGGCGCCACCCTGGGAACGGGCATCCTGGTGATTCTGGGCGAATCCGTACCGCTGGCCGGCCCGGCCATCTGGATTTCCTTCGCCATCGCCGGCCTGGCCGCGCTCCTGTCCGCGGTGTCCTACGCGGAGATGGCGGGGCTGGTACCCGTGGCCGGCTCCAGCTACTCCTACACGTACGCCACCATGGGCGAAGGAATGGCATGGATCTGCGGCTGGTGCCTGGTATTGGAATATGCGGTGTCCGTGGCCGCAGTCGCGGTGGGGGCGGGGCAGTACGTGAATGAAGCCCTGGCGGTGTTCGGGGTGGTCCTTCCCGACGCCGTCTCACAGCCGCCCGGCGACGGCGGCGTGGTCAACATTCCTGCCATGGTGATCGTGGTACTCGCTATGATCCTCCTGGTCCGCGGCGCCAAGGAGAGCGCCTGGATCAACACCGCGATCGTGGTGGTGAAGGTGGGCATCCTGTTGTTCTTCTGCGCGGTGGCCTTCACCGCGTTCAATGCCGGGAACTTCGAACCGCTGCTGCCCATGGGCGCCGCCGGTGTCTCGGCCGCCGCCTCCCGGGTGTTCTTCTCCTACATCGGTTTTGACGCCGCCTCCACGGCGGGCGAAGAGGCCCGCAACCCCAAGCGCGACCTGCCCAAGGCCATCCTGCTGTCCATGCTGATCGTCACCACCATCTACGTCCTGGTTGCAGTGGCCGCCATTGGAGCCCGGCCGTGGGGCTGGTTCGACGGTACCGAGGCTGCCCTGGTGAAGATCCTCGAGGAGACCACCGGCCAGCCGTGGATCGCCCTGGTCTTCGCGGTGGGCGCAGTGCTGGCCATCGCGAGCATCGTCCTCACTGTGCTCTACGGGCAAACCCGCATCCTTCTGTCCATGTCCCGTGACGGGCTCATTCCCCAGGTCTTTGGCCGCGTCTCCCGCCGGACCGGCACCCCGGTGGCCGGTACTCTCCTGGTGGGAACCGCCGTCGCGCTTACCGCCGGGCTGGTGCCGCTGGGCGCCCTCGCGGACGCCACCAGCATCGGCACGCTTTTTGCGTTCGCCCTGGTGAACGTCGCCGTGATCTACCTCCGTCGCACCAGGCCTGAGCTGGACCGCACCTTCCGGGTGCCCCTGTTCCCGCTGACCCCCATCCTCGGCGCTGCGATGTGCGCCTACCTGATGGCGAACCTCAGTGCTGATACCTGGGTGGTCTTCGCCCTCTGGATGCTGGTGGGCGTTGCGGCGTACTTTGGCTATGGACGCCGCAACTCCCGGGTGGCGGCCCTGAGCAGTGAGGAATACCGCGGGCTGTCCGGACCGAAACTTTCAACTATGCAAACCCCAGAACCGACGAAGGCAGAACTTCCATGA
- a CDS encoding flavin monoamine oxidase family protein produces the protein MTIATELPASDPSSISAAPAAHAVPAAGGAAAGPITMLNPDFPFSYDHYLAHPDGLGSVPPELLGTEVAVIGAGLSGLVTAYELMKLGLRPVVYEADRIGGRLRTASFPAAPGVVADLGGMRFPESGKAFYHYVDLLGLETEEFPNPLSPATSSTVIELAGQKHYAEKPSDLPPFFREVADAWKAAVNDGAKFVEMQQAIRARDTARIKELWNDLLPLMDEQTFYGFIAASDSFKKAGFAHREAFGQVGFGTGGWDTDFPNSILEILRVVYTDADDQHRLISGGAQRLPEALWQHAPSGMAHWPEGTSLASLHSGSPRGAVGRISRDPDGNLRIRERWGREASYPAVVTTCQSWLLSTRIHTEEALFPAELWTAIERSHYMQSSKTFVMVDRPFWKDIDPDTGNEVLSMTLTDRLNRATYLLDNGPDQPAVILLSYTWNDDALKWLALDADERVELMLHSLEQIYPGVDIAGHIVGQPITVSWEADPNFMGAFKANLPGHYRYQQRLFTHFKQDKLPASQRGIFLAGDDVSFTAGWAEGAVTTGLNAVWGVVNHLGGASAPGNPGPGELLDEMGPISLD, from the coding sequence ATGACCATCGCCACCGAACTGCCGGCCTCCGACCCGTCCAGCATCTCAGCCGCCCCGGCCGCGCACGCGGTCCCGGCTGCCGGGGGAGCCGCAGCGGGCCCCATCACCATGCTGAACCCGGACTTCCCGTTCAGTTACGACCACTACCTCGCCCACCCCGACGGACTGGGGTCCGTGCCGCCCGAACTGCTGGGCACGGAGGTGGCCGTCATCGGGGCAGGTCTTTCGGGCCTGGTAACGGCTTATGAGCTGATGAAGCTGGGGCTGCGCCCGGTGGTGTACGAAGCGGACCGGATCGGCGGACGCTTGCGCACTGCCTCCTTCCCTGCCGCGCCGGGCGTCGTCGCCGACCTCGGCGGCATGCGCTTCCCGGAATCCGGCAAGGCGTTCTACCACTACGTTGATCTCCTGGGCCTGGAAACCGAGGAGTTTCCCAACCCGCTGTCCCCGGCAACGTCCAGCACCGTGATTGAGCTGGCGGGCCAAAAACACTACGCGGAGAAGCCCAGCGACCTGCCGCCGTTCTTCCGCGAAGTGGCGGATGCCTGGAAGGCGGCGGTTAATGACGGGGCCAAGTTCGTCGAGATGCAGCAGGCCATCCGTGCCAGGGACACCGCCCGGATCAAGGAATTATGGAACGACCTGCTGCCGCTGATGGACGAGCAGACCTTCTACGGTTTCATCGCCGCCAGCGACTCCTTCAAGAAGGCGGGGTTCGCCCACCGGGAAGCCTTCGGCCAGGTGGGCTTCGGCACCGGCGGCTGGGACACCGACTTCCCCAACTCCATCCTGGAAATCCTTCGTGTGGTGTACACGGACGCCGACGACCAGCACCGGCTCATCAGCGGGGGAGCGCAGCGACTGCCCGAGGCACTGTGGCAGCACGCGCCGTCGGGCATGGCCCACTGGCCGGAAGGAACCTCACTGGCATCGCTGCACTCCGGCTCGCCCCGCGGCGCAGTGGGCAGGATCAGCCGCGACCCGGACGGAAACCTGCGGATCCGCGAACGCTGGGGCCGCGAGGCCAGCTACCCGGCCGTGGTGACCACCTGCCAGTCCTGGCTCCTGTCCACTCGGATCCATACCGAGGAGGCCCTGTTCCCGGCGGAGCTCTGGACGGCCATTGAGCGCTCGCACTACATGCAGTCCTCGAAGACTTTTGTGATGGTGGACCGGCCGTTCTGGAAGGACATCGACCCGGACACCGGCAACGAGGTGCTCTCGATGACCCTCACGGACCGCCTCAACCGCGCCACCTACCTGCTGGACAACGGACCGGACCAGCCCGCCGTCATCCTGCTCTCCTACACCTGGAACGACGACGCGCTGAAGTGGCTGGCGCTGGACGCGGACGAACGCGTGGAGCTGATGCTGCATTCGCTGGAGCAGATCTATCCCGGGGTGGACATCGCCGGCCACATCGTGGGCCAGCCCATCACGGTCTCCTGGGAGGCGGACCCCAACTTCATGGGCGCCTTCAAGGCCAATCTTCCGGGGCACTACCGCTATCAGCAGCGGCTGTTCACCCACTTCAAGCAGGACAAGCTGCCCGCATCACAACGAGGCATCTTCCTGGCCGGCGACGACGTTTCCTTCACCGCCGGCTGGGCCGAAGGCGCCGTCACTACCGGCCTGAACGCAGTCTGGGGAGTGGTGAACCACCTCGGCGGTGCTTCAGCTCCCGGCAACCCCGGACCGGGGGAACTCCTGGACGAGATGGGGCCGATCAGCCTCGACTAA
- a CDS encoding gamma carbonic anhydrase family protein, with amino-acid sequence MAPLYPFAGNAPAVHDSAFVAPTASIIGNATLAADASAFYGVSVRADTAAISVGAGSNLQDNVVLHADPGFPCTVGERVSVGHAAVVHGCTVEDDCLIGMGATVLNGAVIGAGSLVAAGAVVLEGTVVPPRSLVAGVPGKVRRELTDEEYDGVRANATRYVELARAHRELHA; translated from the coding sequence ATGGCTCCTCTCTACCCTTTCGCCGGGAACGCCCCGGCCGTCCACGATTCCGCCTTTGTTGCCCCCACAGCCTCGATCATCGGCAACGCCACCCTGGCCGCGGACGCCAGCGCCTTCTACGGCGTCTCCGTCCGCGCTGATACCGCCGCCATTTCGGTGGGTGCCGGCAGCAACCTGCAGGACAACGTGGTGCTGCACGCGGACCCCGGGTTCCCCTGCACAGTGGGTGAACGCGTCAGTGTGGGTCACGCCGCCGTCGTCCATGGCTGCACGGTGGAGGACGACTGCCTGATCGGCATGGGGGCAACAGTACTTAACGGCGCGGTGATCGGCGCCGGCTCGCTTGTGGCAGCCGGCGCCGTGGTGCTGGAGGGCACGGTCGTCCCGCCCCGCTCGCTGGTGGCGGGCGTCCCGGGCAAGGTGCGCCGCGAACTCACCGACGAGGAGTACGACGGCGTCCGGGCCAACGCGACGCGCTACGTGGAGCTCGCCCGGGCGCACCGGGAATTGCACGCTTAG
- a CDS encoding class I SAM-dependent methyltransferase gives MQGIPESADHEADLAVFYDRHASLPNIRPATHHRVECREWFIRLLKDEHRHSVFELGCGTGEEGLEFVRAGLHYCGVDLSGESVRLARAKGLDVSVASGRSLPFPERSFSAAWSMSTLLHVPNSRIHDVVSELVRVSAPGAPIAVGLWSGNDEEVLNPEDREEPRRFFSRRSDDALQRIFGLHGEVEHFQTWPEGTGAESGPGAGHWTQHYQFLVLRIPALPEPN, from the coding sequence ATGCAGGGCATTCCGGAGTCCGCGGATCACGAGGCCGACCTTGCCGTGTTCTATGACCGCCACGCCTCATTGCCCAACATCCGGCCCGCCACGCACCACCGAGTCGAATGCCGCGAATGGTTTATCCGGCTGCTAAAGGATGAACACCGGCACTCAGTGTTCGAACTCGGGTGCGGCACCGGTGAAGAGGGCCTGGAGTTCGTCCGCGCCGGCCTGCATTACTGCGGCGTTGACCTGTCCGGCGAGAGCGTCCGCCTGGCGCGGGCCAAAGGCCTTGACGTCAGTGTGGCCAGCGGCCGGAGCCTGCCCTTCCCGGAGCGTTCCTTCTCCGCAGCCTGGTCGATGAGCACCCTCCTGCACGTGCCCAACAGCCGGATCCACGACGTCGTCAGCGAACTGGTGCGGGTCAGTGCACCGGGAGCGCCTATCGCCGTCGGACTCTGGTCCGGGAACGATGAGGAAGTCCTGAACCCTGAAGACCGCGAGGAGCCCCGCCGGTTCTTCAGCAGGCGCAGCGACGACGCCCTCCAGCGGATTTTCGGCCTGCACGGCGAAGTCGAGCACTTCCAGACGTGGCCGGAGGGAACCGGTGCCGAGTCGGGCCCGGGAGCCGGGCACTGGACCCAGCACTACCAGTTCCTGGTCCTGCGCATCCCGGCGCTTCCTGAACCCAACTAG
- the purU gene encoding formyltetrahydrofolate deformylase, with amino-acid sequence MSEEQLNQAYVVTLSCPDRPGIVHAVAGALLVAGCNITDSQQYGSPATGNFFMRVEVTTAAPASALRAALEPVAGAFGMEWSLNAVGQKVRTLVMASTSAHCLNDLLFQQRSGTLPIDIPAIVSNHQDLAGLAEFYGIPFHYIPVTKDTKDQAEDKLRAIIAEHSIELTVLARYMQILSDELCTDLTGKAINIHHSFLPSFKGAKPYHQAHARGVKLIGATAHYVTAALDEGPIIEQEVIRVDHARTPEQFVQMGRDVEGRTLVQAVQWHAEHRVLLDGNRTVVFN; translated from the coding sequence GTGAGTGAAGAGCAGCTGAACCAAGCGTACGTAGTAACCCTGTCCTGCCCGGACCGCCCGGGAATCGTCCACGCTGTGGCCGGCGCCCTGCTGGTGGCGGGGTGCAATATTACGGATTCGCAGCAGTACGGCAGCCCCGCCACGGGCAACTTCTTTATGCGCGTAGAGGTCACGACGGCGGCCCCTGCCTCCGCGCTTCGGGCCGCCTTGGAACCGGTGGCCGGCGCCTTCGGGATGGAGTGGAGCCTCAACGCGGTGGGACAGAAGGTCCGCACTCTGGTGATGGCCAGCACCTCCGCCCATTGCCTCAACGACCTGCTGTTCCAGCAGCGCTCAGGCACGCTCCCCATTGACATCCCCGCCATTGTCTCCAATCACCAGGACCTTGCCGGGCTGGCCGAGTTCTACGGCATCCCGTTCCACTACATTCCCGTCACCAAAGACACGAAGGACCAGGCTGAGGACAAGCTCCGCGCCATCATCGCCGAGCACAGCATCGAACTGACCGTCCTGGCCCGTTACATGCAGATCCTTTCCGACGAACTCTGCACGGATCTCACCGGCAAGGCCATCAACATCCACCACTCGTTCCTGCCCTCCTTCAAGGGAGCCAAGCCGTACCACCAGGCCCACGCCCGCGGCGTGAAGCTGATTGGGGCCACGGCCCACTACGTGACGGCGGCCCTGGACGAGGGCCCCATCATCGAGCAGGAAGTCATCCGCGTGGACCATGCCCGCACCCCGGAGCAGTTCGTGCAGATGGGCCGCGACGTGGAAGGCCGCACGCTGGTCCAGGCGGTGCAGTGGCACGCGGAGCACCGGGTGCTGCTGGATGGCAACCGCACTGTCGTCTTTAACTAA
- the glyA gene encoding serine hydroxymethyltransferase, which yields MTTTATSTIAVSNQPLAELDPEIAAVLDQELGRQRGTLEMIASENFAPRAVMEAQGSVLTNKYAEGYPGRRYYGGCEYVDVAEQLAIDRVKALFGAEYANVQPHSGAQANAAALSAMITPGDKILGLSLAHGGHLTHGMKLNFSGKLYNVAAYQVEEDNFRVDMDKLREQAIAEKPQVIIAGWSAYPRHLDFAAFRSIADEVGALLWTDMAHFAGLVAAGLHPSPVPYSDVVTSTVHKTLAGPRSGVILAKQEWAKKLNSNVFPGQQGGPLMHVIAAKAVAFKIAGTEEFKERQERVLEGAKIIADRLNQADVAEAGVSVLTGGTDVHLVLVDLRNSQLDGQQAEDLLHSVGITVNRNAVPFDPRPPMVTSGLRIGTPALATRGFGAAEFTEVAEIIATALKAGTSADVESLQARVDKLAADFPLYPQHEQW from the coding sequence GTGACTACTACAGCCACCTCAACCATCGCCGTCAGCAACCAGCCGCTGGCTGAGCTTGACCCTGAAATCGCAGCAGTCCTGGACCAGGAGCTCGGCCGCCAGCGCGGCACCCTGGAAATGATTGCCTCCGAAAACTTCGCCCCCCGCGCCGTGATGGAGGCCCAGGGCTCCGTCCTCACCAACAAGTACGCCGAGGGTTACCCGGGCCGCCGCTACTACGGCGGCTGCGAATACGTTGACGTTGCCGAGCAGCTGGCCATTGACAGGGTCAAGGCCCTCTTCGGCGCCGAATACGCCAACGTCCAGCCGCACTCCGGTGCGCAGGCCAACGCTGCCGCACTGTCCGCCATGATCACCCCGGGCGACAAGATCCTGGGCCTGTCCCTGGCCCACGGCGGCCACCTGACGCACGGCATGAAGCTGAACTTCTCCGGCAAGCTCTACAACGTGGCTGCCTACCAGGTTGAGGAAGACAACTTCCGCGTCGACATGGACAAGCTCCGCGAGCAGGCCATCGCCGAAAAGCCGCAGGTCATCATCGCCGGCTGGTCCGCCTACCCGCGCCACCTGGACTTCGCCGCCTTCCGCTCCATCGCGGACGAGGTGGGCGCACTGCTGTGGACCGACATGGCGCACTTCGCAGGCCTGGTGGCCGCCGGCCTGCACCCGAGCCCGGTGCCGTACTCCGACGTCGTCACCTCCACCGTGCATAAGACCCTCGCCGGTCCGCGCTCCGGCGTGATCCTGGCCAAGCAGGAGTGGGCCAAGAAGCTGAACTCCAACGTGTTCCCGGGCCAGCAGGGCGGCCCGCTCATGCACGTGATCGCAGCCAAGGCCGTGGCCTTCAAGATCGCCGGCACCGAGGAATTCAAGGAGCGCCAGGAGCGCGTCCTGGAAGGTGCCAAGATCATCGCTGACCGCCTCAACCAGGCCGACGTCGCCGAAGCCGGCGTCTCCGTCCTGACCGGCGGTACCGATGTGCACCTGGTCCTGGTTGACCTGCGCAACTCCCAGCTGGACGGCCAGCAGGCGGAAGACCTCCTGCACTCCGTGGGCATCACCGTCAACCGCAACGCCGTTCCGTTCGACCCCCGCCCCCCGATGGTCACCTCCGGCCTGCGCATCGGCACCCCGGCCCTGGCCACCCGCGGCTTCGGTGCCGCCGAGTTCACGGAGGTGGCCGAGATCATCGCCACCGCGCTGAAGGCCGGCACCAGCGCGGACGTCGAGTCCCTGCAGGCCCGCGTGGACAAGCTCGCCGCCGACTTCCCGCTGTACCCGCAGCACGAGCAGTGGTGA
- a CDS encoding bifunctional methylenetetrahydrofolate dehydrogenase/methenyltetrahydrofolate cyclohydrolase — protein sequence MTEATKTARILDGRAAAAAIKAELTERVAALKARGITPGIATVLVGADPASQLYVSMKHRQSEEIGMNSIQRELPGDATQEQVEALIDELNADPTCHGYIVQLPLPKHLDTDAILERINPDKDADGLHPTNLGRLVLNVNGKITSPLPCTPRGVIELLLRNNYDLKGKHVVVVGRGVTIGRSIGLLLTRREINATVTLTHTGTTNMSELLRQADVIVGAAGVKHIVKAADVKPGAALLDVGVTRETDPETGKSKVHGDIEPAAAEVAGWISPNPGGVGPMTVALLMTNVVEAAERQAAQA from the coding sequence ATGACTGAAGCAACCAAGACTGCCCGGATCCTGGACGGACGGGCAGCAGCTGCGGCCATCAAGGCCGAACTGACCGAGCGTGTGGCGGCCTTGAAGGCCCGTGGGATCACCCCCGGCATCGCCACGGTGCTGGTGGGCGCGGACCCCGCCTCCCAACTGTATGTGTCCATGAAGCACAGGCAGTCCGAGGAGATCGGGATGAACTCGATCCAGCGTGAGCTTCCCGGGGATGCCACCCAGGAACAGGTTGAGGCCCTCATTGACGAACTCAATGCGGACCCCACCTGCCACGGCTATATTGTGCAGCTGCCGCTCCCCAAGCACCTGGACACCGACGCCATCCTGGAACGGATCAACCCCGACAAGGACGCCGACGGCCTGCACCCCACCAACCTTGGCCGGTTGGTGCTCAACGTCAACGGCAAGATCACCTCCCCGCTGCCGTGCACACCGCGTGGCGTCATCGAGTTGCTCCTGCGCAACAACTACGACCTCAAGGGCAAGCACGTGGTGGTGGTTGGGCGCGGTGTGACCATCGGCCGGTCCATCGGGCTGCTGCTGACCCGGCGCGAAATCAACGCTACGGTGACGTTGACCCACACCGGCACCACCAACATGTCCGAGCTGCTGCGGCAGGCGGACGTCATCGTGGGCGCCGCGGGTGTCAAGCACATCGTCAAGGCCGCGGACGTGAAGCCGGGCGCGGCCCTGCTCGATGTCGGTGTAACCCGCGAGACGGACCCCGAGACGGGCAAGAGCAAGGTTCACGGCGACATCGAGCCTGCCGCCGCCGAGGTGGCTGGCTGGATCTCGCCGAATCCCGGCGGCGTGGGTCCGATGACCGTGGCACTGCTGATGACCAACGTGGTGGAAGCCGCGGAGCGCCAGGCGGCACAGGCGTAA